One segment of Dolichospermum sp. DET69 DNA contains the following:
- a CDS encoding type II toxin-antitoxin system VapB family antitoxin, producing the protein MRTNIELDDGLLEEAFRLTNVRTKKELIHLALQELIRVRKKRNLLDLSGQIQFTPDYDYKALRENRNVSD; encoded by the coding sequence ATGCGAACCAATATTGAACTTGACGACGGGTTACTAGAAGAAGCATTTCGTTTAACTAACGTGCGAACCAAAAAAGAATTAATTCATCTAGCATTACAAGAACTAATTCGCGTTCGTAAAAAACGGAATTTACTTGATTTAAGTGGACAAATTCAATTTACTCCTGACTATGACTACAAAGCATTGCGAGAAAATCGAAATGTTTCTGATTGA